GAAGTACCGGAACGCGTCGTGGCCGTACTTGTCCGTCAGCTGGAAAGCCTCGACGACATTGCCGATGGACTTCGACATCTTCCCGCCGCCTATCGTCCAGTAGCCGTGGACATTGAGGCGCTGGTAGAGCGGGATCCCGGCCGCCTTGAGCATGGTCGGCCAGTAGACACTATGAGCCCGGAGGATGTCCTTGCCGATCAGGTGCTCGGCATGCGGCCAGAGTTCTTTGTAGAGCGGGCCGTCGGGGTAGCCCACGGCCGAGATGTAGTTGAGGAGCGCGTCGAACCAGACATAGGTGACGTACTGGTCGTCGAAGGGCAGCGGGATACCCCACTGCAGCCGCGCCTTGGGCCGGCTGATCGAGAGATCCTGGAGCGGCTCGCGCAGGAAGCCCAGCACCTCGTTCCGATAGCGCTCGGGCTGGATGAAGCCGGGATGATCCTCGAGGTGCTTGATCAGCCAGTCCTGGTACTTGGACATCTTGAAGAAGTAGTTCTTCTCCTTGATGAAGATCAGGGGCGTCTGATGATCGGGGCACTTGCCGTCGACGATCTCCTTTTCGGTGTAGAAGCGCTCGCAGCCGTAGCAGTACCAGCCGCCGTACTCGCCAAAGTAGATCTCCCCGGCGTCGTAAAGCTTCTGGAGTATGGCCTGCACGACTGCTTTGTGGCGCGGCTCGGTGGTGCGGATGAAATCGTCATTGGTGATGCCGAGCCGCTGCCAGGTCTCCCGGAACATGGCGACGTAGGTGTCGGCGTGAACCTGGGGCAGCACCCCCGCTGCCGCGGCCGCCTGGGTCATCTTGTCGCCGTGCTCGTCGGTGCCGGTGAGGAAATAGACCCGGTCGCCACGCAGCCGGCGGTAGCGGCACATGGCGTCGGCCATGATGGTCGCCCCCGCATGCCCGAGATGCGGCCGCGCGTTGGGATAGTAGATCGGCGTCGTCAGATAGAACGTACGGTCGGCCATCCGTCGCTTACTTGGCGAGCCAGACGTTCCAGAAATAGAGGTACGGGCCGGGCTTGAAGCCGCGCACCTCCTTGCGCGTCACGTCGAGCTGAAAGTAGTCGCCGAACTTGATGCGCCCCACGTCCTCGTAGAAGATGGCCTGGATCTTCTCGATGATAACGCGGCGCTTCTTGGGATCGGTCTCGCGGGCCAGGTCGGCGAGGAGCTTCTCCTTCTCCTCGTGGCACCACCAGCCGGGCCAGTTGCACTGGATGCTCGTGGCGATGGCGGGATCGGGATTGAGCGAGAATCCCGTCGAGAAGATGTCGTAGAGCTCCGGCTTGCCGCGTCGCTGGACGAGGGTGGCCCAGTCCACCACCTGGAGATCGACCTTGAAGCCCGCGTCCTCCATCTGCTGCGAGGCTACCAGCGCGGTGTTGTACATCCACTCGTACTCCTTCGTCGTGATCCAGCGTACGGGCTGGCCCGTGTAGCCCGCCTCCTTCAAGAGCTGCCGCGCCTTGGCCTTGTTCTTCTGGTTGTAGCCCGTCACGCCCGTCTGCGAGTGCATCAGCCCTTGCTCGGGGTAGAAGAGCGCGCCGTCGAGCCGGTAGAAGGCCTTGTTGCCGATGGCCGCGGCGAGGATCGGCTCCATCTCGAGGGCAGCCTGGAAGGCCTGGCGGACCTTCCGGTTGGCCATCAGGCCGTCCTTGTGGTTGGGCACGGCGGTGATCCACCCATAGGGCTTGGCGATTTGCGGCTCGAGGGCGGGCTGACCCTTGACGCGATCGAACTGATCCTGCCGGAGCTGCTGGGCGAAGTGGTACTCGCCGGTCTCGGAACCGGCCAGCCGCACGGAGGCCTCGGGCACCGGAATGAAATAGATCTCGTCGATGTACGCCGTGCGCTTGCCGCCGTAGCCATTGGGCGCCTCGGAGCGCGCGGAGTATTCCTTGAAGCGCGCGAGCTTGACGTGCCGGTCGGGCTTGTGCTCGACGAAGCGGTAGGGGCCGGTGCCGATATACTCCTTGACGGGGGCGTCCCCGGCCGCGGCCAGCACCTCCTTGGGATAGATCGCGCCGCCGTTGTTCGGCGAGCCGAGCCCGAAGAGCAGCGAGCCAGAGGGCTCCTTGAGATAGATCACCACCGTGTACGGATCCTTGCCCTCGATCGCCTCCACGTTCTTCCACACCGCCTTGCCCGTGGTCGAGAGCTTGGCCCAGTGCTGGAGCGAGGGCACCACGTCGGCCGAGGTCATCTCCTTGCCGTTGTGGAACCGAACACCTTTGCGCAGCGAGATCGTGTAGCGTCGTCCGTTGTCGCCGATCACGTGCCCCTCGGCGAGCATGGGGACGGGGGTCAGGTTCTTGTCGTAAGTGTAGAGCATCTCGTACATGTGCCAGGTGATCTGCTGGGTGATCACGGCCGTCGTCGCGTGGAGGTCGAGCGTGGGCGCCTCGCCGATGAGGCCGGCTTTGAGCACGCCGCCCATGCGCGGCTGATCCTG
The genomic region above belongs to Candidatus Methylomirabilota bacterium and contains:
- a CDS encoding ABC transporter substrate-binding protein translates to MARLLAVAALALLTAASAPAAAQDQPRMGGVLKAGLIGEAPTLDLHATTAVITQQITWHMYEMLYTYDKNLTPVPMLAEGHVIGDNGRRYTISLRKGVRFHNGKEMTSADVVPSLQHWAKLSTTGKAVWKNVEAIEGKDPYTVVIYLKEPSGSLLFGLGSPNNGGAIYPKEVLAAAGDAPVKEYIGTGPYRFVEHKPDRHVKLARFKEYSARSEAPNGYGGKRTAYIDEIYFIPVPEASVRLAGSETGEYHFAQQLRQDQFDRVKGQPALEPQIAKPYGWITAVPNHKDGLMANRKVRQAFQAALEMEPILAAAIGNKAFYRLDGALFYPEQGLMHSQTGVTGYNQKNKAKARQLLKEAGYTGQPVRWITTKEYEWMYNTALVASQQMEDAGFKVDLQVVDWATLVQRRGKPELYDIFSTGFSLNPDPAIATSIQCNWPGWWCHEEKEKLLADLARETDPKKRRVIIEKIQAIFYEDVGRIKFGDYFQLDVTRKEVRGFKPGPYLYFWNVWLAK
- the metG gene encoding methionine--tRNA ligase, which codes for MADRTFYLTTPIYYPNARPHLGHAGATIMADAMCRYRRLRGDRVYFLTGTDEHGDKMTQAAAAAGVLPQVHADTYVAMFRETWQRLGITNDDFIRTTEPRHKAVVQAILQKLYDAGEIYFGEYGGWYCYGCERFYTEKEIVDGKCPDHQTPLIFIKEKNYFFKMSKYQDWLIKHLEDHPGFIQPERYRNEVLGFLREPLQDLSISRPKARLQWGIPLPFDDQYVTYVWFDALLNYISAVGYPDGPLYKELWPHAEHLIGKDILRAHSVYWPTMLKAAGIPLYQRLNVHGYWTIGGGKMSKSIGNVVEAFQLTDKYGHDAFRYFLLREMNFGLDASFSEEAFVGRLNADLANDLGNFVSRATTMIVNFGAGRIPARGAAGEPEVALRGALEGAVADVDAAMEDFAFQRALAAIWEFLGFANRYVDATAPWTLAKDPANRERLDTVLWTLGESLRCLGILLDPFLPEGAAKIRAGIGSGAPRLQDIAWGGLAAGASVQKVAGLFPRIDVKVIEEPKSGTAPGSAGKIPIADFAKVELRVAEVVAAERVPKSRKLLKLTVKVGEETRTLVAGVAEQYEPEALVGRKVVIVANLEPATLMGVESNGMVLAASHEGTVSLLTLDKDVPSGSKVN